A window of Pseudomonas denitrificans (nom. rej.) genomic DNA:
CGTGGGCCTGCTGCGCGGCAGCGAACTGAACGACCTCTATCAGGGCCACTTCCGTCATCATCGCGCGGCACTGCTGGGTTTCGACGACCAGCAACTGTATTCCCGCGAGGCGCTGCCGAGCCTGATCGACTACCTGCGCCGCGAGCACGGCGTGGCGTTCCACTTCTCCACCCTGGTGCGTGACGTCGACACCGGCGTGCTGCGCACCACGGCGGGCACCTTCACCGCCGGGCAGGTGATCGTCTGCTCCGGCCACGACTACCAGACGCTGCTGGCCGAGGTCATCGCGCCGCTGGAGCCGCAGGTATGCCGGCTGCAGATGCTGCGCGCCCGCCCGCAGGTCGACATCGGTCTTTCCCATTCGATCCTCACCGGCCTGAGCTGCGTGCATTACGGCGCCTTCTCCGACCTGCCCGAGGCCGAAGCGGTGCGCGAGCAGATCCGCCGCGAAACGCCGGAGCTGGAAGAGCAGGGCATCCATTTGCTGGTCAGCCCGACGCCCCATGGCGAGCTGATCATCGGCGATTCCCACCACTACGGCAGCGACGCCGCGCCGTTCAACGCCGAATTCGTCGACCGGCTGATGCTGGAGCTGGCCGAGGACACGCTGGGCATGCGCGTCGAGGTTGTCGAACGCTGGCAGGGCGTCTACGGCTCGCGCGGGCCAGGACCGTTCTCGGTGCTGCAGGCCGCCGACGGCATCAGCGCCGTGCTGATGCACACCGGCGTGGGCATGAGCATCGGCCCGGCGCTGGGTGAACGCACTGTTGCCGCACTGTTCGGCTGACACGGGGCTGTCATCTGCCGTTCACCCGCTTCTGTTAACACCGGAAGGGCGATGCGGCTTTCGTAGGGCGCATGAAGCGGAACGCTTCATCCGCCATGGCGGATGACCGCAAGCGGTCATTCGCCCTACGTCAGATATCCCAGGTTCAGCGGGGTCCCATGAACCACAGCATCGTCCAGAACCATCAGGATTCCGACCTGTTCGGCCTGCTGTATGGCTTCAGCTTTCGCCCCGGTCAGCCAGGGCTCGAGATCGATTCGCCCACCGCCCTGCAGCGTCTGCAGGAGCCGCGAGCGGCGGACGAGTTCCTCTGGCTGCACCTGAACCTGGCGCACGCGGCCTGCGAGCGCTGGATGAAGTCGCACCTGGAGCTGCCCGACTACTTCTTCGAGACCCTGCGCGAAGGCTCGCGCTCCACCCGCATCGAGCATGTGGACGGTGCGCTGCTGGCGGTGGTCAACGACGTGGTATTCGACTTCGGCAGTCGCATGTCCTCGGATGTCGCCACCCTCTGGGTCTGCGCCCGTGGTCGCCTGCTGGTCACCGCCCGTGCGCAGCCGCTGCGCTCGGTGGACACGCTGCGTTCTTCGGTGAAGCACGGCGAGAGCTTCAACTCGCCACTGGAGTTGCTGATCCACCTGCTGCGCGACCAGGGTGAAATCCTCACCCGCATCGTTCGCGAGACCAGCATCAGCGTGGACCGCATCGAGGACCAGCTGCTGTCCTCGCGCCTCTCCGCCAGCCGCGCCGACCTGGGTGCCATGCGCCGCGTGCTGGTGCGTTTGCAGCGCCTGCTGGCGCTGGAACCGGGCTCGCTAATGCGCCTGCTCAACCGCCCACCGATGTGGCTGACGGAGGACGATGTGCGCGTGCTGCGCGAGGCTACCGAGGAGTTCTCCCTGGTGATCAACGACCTCACCGCGCTGGGCGAACGCATCAAGCTGCTGCAGGAAGAGATCGCCGCGAAGATCAACGAGCAGAGCAACCGCACGCTGTTCACCCTCACCGTGGTCACGGTGCTGGCGCTGCCGATCAACATCATCGCCGGCTTCTTCGGCATGAACGTCGGTGGCATTCCCTTTTCCGGCGACCCGGAAGGTTTCTGGATCCTGGTGGTGCTGGTGGCCAGCTTCACCGGTCTGGCCGGGCGCTGGGCGTTCCGCAAGCGCGACGATTACTGACGGGATTTCCCTGTAGCAGCGCGCCATGCGCGCGATCGCGGGCATGGCGCGCTCCTACAGTCAGATTCCGGCGTCTGGGCAAAAAAAGACCGGCGCAAAGGCCGGTCGAGGGGGAAGAATTCGTCGTCAGCGGCAGACGCGGGCGATGGCTGCCGCCAGGTGATCCAGGCGCTCGCCGTCGAGCCCGGCGATATTCGCGCGGCCGCTGCTCACCAGGTAAATGCTGTGCTCCTCGCGCAGGATGCGCACCTGGTCGGCCTGCAGGCCGGTGTAGGAGAACATGCCGCGCTGGATGGCGATGTGTGCGAAGCGATCCGCCAGCCCGTGGGGCGCAAGGCTTCCACCAGGCCGACACGCAGCTCGGCGATGCGCCCGCGCATGCCGTCCAGTTCGTCCAGCCAGAGGTTCTTCAGTTCCGGGTCGCCGAGGATGGTGGCGACCACTTCCGCGCCATGGGCTGGCGGGGTGGACCACAGGTTGCGGGCGAACAGCGCCAGCTGGCTGCGGATGTCGGTGAGCTTGTCGGCGTTCTCGGCGCAGACGATCAGCGCGCCGACGCGGTCGCGGTAGAGGCCGAAGTTCTTCGAGCAGGAACTGGTGATCAGCACTTCCGGCAGGCTCTGGGCGAGCAGGCGCACGGAGTAGGCGTCCTCTTCCAGCCCGTCGCCCAGGCCCTGGTAGGCGAAGTCCAGCAGCGGCAGCAGTTCGCGGCGACGGACGATTTCCAGTACGCGCTGCCATTGCCCGTGATCCAGGTCGAAACCAGTGGGGTTGTGGCAGCAGGCGTGCAGCAGCACCACGTCGCCCTGGGGGATTTTCTCCAGCATGGCGAACATGGCTTCGGCGTCGAGGCGGTTGTCCGCGCCAACGTAGGGGTAGTGCTTGATCGGCACGCCAGCGGCGGCGAACAGGGTCTCATGGATCGGCCAGGTCGGGTCGCTCAGCCAGATGCTCTTGCCCGGCAGGCAGTGCGCGATGAACTCCGCCGCCAGACGCAGGGCACCGGTGCCGCCGGGTGTCTGGGTGGCGTCGGCGCGGGAGTCGGCCAGCAGCGGCGAGGTGACGCCCAACACCAGCTCGCACAGGCGCGCGGCGAACAGGGCATCACCGTGGCTGCCGACGTAGCTCTTGGTGGTTTCGCTATCCACCAGGCGCTGTTCGGCGAGCTTCACCGCGCGGGGGATCGGGGTGAGGCCCTGGGCGTCCTTGTAGACGCCCACGCCAAGGTCGAGCCGCGCGGGATTGGGGTCCGCCCGGTAGGCTTCGAGCAGGCCCAGGATCGGGTCGCCCGGTACGCGGGTGACCTTGGCGAAATGGTTCATTTGCGTCCCTCTGCTGTCGCGGCCAGCTCGTCGGTGCGCGCGGCCATGATGAAGTCGTTGCGGTGCAGGCCCTTCAGCTCGTGGCTCCACCAGGTGACGGTGACCTTGCCCCACTGGGTCAGCAGGTCGGGGTGGTGGCCTTCTTCCTCGGCGATGGCGCCTACGGCGTTGGTGAAGGCCAGGGCGTGCCTGAAGTTCTTGAACAGGAAGACCCGCTCCAGTTCCATGTGATCGTCACGGACCTCGATGTTCCAGTCCGGAATCTGCTTGATCAGAACCGCCAGTTCTTCGTCGGACACCTTCGGGGCGTCGGCGCGGCAGGCTTCGCAATGGGCTT
This region includes:
- a CDS encoding 4a-hydroxytetrahydrobiopterin dehydratase, translated to MTALTQAHCEACRADAPKVSDEELAVLIKQIPDWNIEVRDDHMELERVFLFKNFRHALAFTNAVGAIAEEEGHHPDLLTQWGKVTVTWWSHELKGLHRNDFIMAARTDELAATAEGRK
- a CDS encoding transporter, with the translated sequence MNHSIVQNHQDSDLFGLLYGFSFRPGQPGLEIDSPTALQRLQEPRAADEFLWLHLNLAHAACERWMKSHLELPDYFFETLREGSRSTRIEHVDGALLAVVNDVVFDFGSRMSSDVATLWVCARGRLLVTARAQPLRSVDTLRSSVKHGESFNSPLELLIHLLRDQGEILTRIVRETSISVDRIEDQLLSSRLSASRADLGAMRRVLVRLQRLLALEPGSLMRLLNRPPMWLTEDDVRVLREATEEFSLVINDLTALGERIKLLQEEIAAKINEQSNRTLFTLTVVTVLALPINIIAGFFGMNVGGIPFSGDPEGFWILVVLVASFTGLAGRWAFRKRDDY
- a CDS encoding TIGR03364 family FAD-dependent oxidoreductase; this encodes MTQTHCDVAIVGAGILGLSHAYAAARRGLSVRVFERTATPLGASVRNFGQALVTGQPPGEMSELARASRPIWAQWAEGAGFSLRRNGSLLFARSEAEEHLLEAFCAGRARELDYRVGLLRGSELNDLYQGHFRHHRAALLGFDDQQLYSREALPSLIDYLRREHGVAFHFSTLVRDVDTGVLRTTAGTFTAGQVIVCSGHDYQTLLAEVIAPLEPQVCRLQMLRARPQVDIGLSHSILTGLSCVHYGAFSDLPEAEAVREQIRRETPELEEQGIHLLVSPTPHGELIIGDSHHYGSDAAPFNAEFVDRLMLELAEDTLGMRVEVVERWQGVYGSRGPGPFSVLQAADGISAVLMHTGVGMSIGPALGERTVAALFG